The sequence CATAAGAGAACAAAACAACAACTGAATAAGTGCAGCGACTATATCTATGAATATGGAATACTATCCAGTTACctaccaaaattttcaaccgTATGGGTGGTGAAAAGATCATCCCAAGAGGCAAcgtccttaaaaaaaaaaacaaaaaaatgatgcGCCGCTTCACCTTCTCTAAGGTCTTAGGGGGCTCCATCACCACATGTAAGAATTATTTACGGGGAGTCTCATCTCTTGAAGATGACGTTGAATTcctcaaaacaaataaaagaattcgGCCAAAGAATGAATAAACTTTGAACAACCTTTACTAATAGAGAATGAGAATGATATTGATGAGAAATACTTAATAGTGTAGTTGTTGAAGTTACCACTTTCTATCCTTTTGACCTGGGTTCAAAACCCATGGGACGCAACAATAGGCACCCCCAATGAATTGAAAACAATAAATGACTCCCCAACCACACTCCCATGTGTTAACTCAATTCAGAGAAGTGTTTACTCTCGGACAAAATATTGCTATGCATATTCCATCGGACAGCGGGGGGCTGTACAATTtatattggtaaaaaatattaacctacaagggtaaaaaaataatttaatatatatgaggcACATCTTAAACAAATGCAACCCACCACACAATATAACTTCCAACACTACTATAAAtgccaaaaatattatattttttaacctaAGTACTATTCATTGATAGTGGCCACTCTTACTCAAAAACTCCTTCGAATATCGTATTTTCACTTGGTGTGTTATCGTGTCGCAGGTAAAATTTCTAGTTTCGTCTCTTCGTAAAAACCTTAACCATatcaatacatataaatacttTAGTGTCGTTcatggagaaaaatataattttaacccCATAACTTGAGTTGGAGTTGCAACTCAGTCATCAGGGAATTCAATTTGGTAATATGCTTTACgatttaaagagaaaaaaatgacaaattgaaggcaaaagaatttaatataattttcgtcttgtattttttcccttttgatgttttaattttttatctttttagagTAGAAAATAGGTCttctaactttttaatttcttgggATTTTTTGATCCTTCAATCACAAATATTGCTGAAAAAAAGTATGCACCCTACGcgtgcttttttttttctttttgattggGGGCTTTTGTTCccattgattaatttaataaaccaaaatcgcaaaaaaataaaattatagaacctATTTACTACCTTAGAAAGGTAAAGTattaaaacatcaaaattaaaaaaaatatttgaccaaAAATTTGCATCCTATTGGAAGGAATTGACCAATGAGAACAAAAGccgaaattaaaaaaagcacGTGCTTTTCCGTCAATATTTGCAACTTACAGGGATTGAAGAACCAAAATCacgaaaattaaaagttacGGGACCTATTTGGTTTTCTAAAAAGACAAATGACTAAGACGCCAAAATACAGATCTGACCAAATTTGGACACACATGAGGTGCACATACTGAACACTGgctaaatttgtaatttttcaaccaattttgttcttgatctgtttttttttagaattacaaGGCTTAATGTGGCAATTGAATTTCAACAAGATAAAAATTGCCATCCCCTATAATTGTgggattaaaattacaatcttTCCATCCTtactttatgttttttttgaaattatccaATTTCTTTTAGGGGTAACCAAATGAGATTAAGAATGAAGTTAAACATAGGGGGTTTCtggaattatatattacttttgaaGTATGGAGCAGGAAAAAGTCTGAATAGACTGAGTAAAAGTTTGTCAATTAGAAGACAAGTTGAAAATTGTTCCCCTCTTGCCCCATTGCACTAAATACTAATTCAACTACCTCTGAAGTATGACCCTACCAAAAGACTTCAATTTGAAGCTCAATCAAAGAAGGCGTGGTTTAAACTAATGCATAGATATATAAGAAAACCACATCCATTTCATAATGACAAAAACGCTAGCTAGTCCACAATGACGTGCTCACTGTATATAGCCGTCTTTGTCTGCATTGTTAGAGCAGTTCATAATTCCACAAAAAAGTAATTGACTTCAGTTCAACTATAATGGGCTACGACAAATCCGGACATATGACATGCAAGTTGGATATCAATCTGCAACAGAATCTTCTATTCTACACTATAAATAGCAGCTCTACTTCTTACATCTCCCATCACTCAGCCCAGCCATTTAACAAATTACCTTCTTTCTAATCATTTCAAGCTTAAAAAACACAGCCATGGGTGCCATCACTTATGATATGGAGATTCCTTCCTCAATCCCGGCCGCCAAGATGTTTAAGGCCCTCGTTCTCGATGCAGACACCCTTATTCCTAAGATCATGCCTCAAGCCATCAAGAGTGTCGAGATCCTGGAGGGAGACGGTGGCGTGGGAACCGTCAAGCTCATCCATTTTGGTGAGGGAAGCCAGTATAAGAGCGTGAAGCACCGTGTCGATGCTACTGACGAGGAAAATTTGACCCACAGCTACACCGTTGTTGAGGGTGATGCCCTGGCCGGAGTTCTTGAATCCATTACATATCATGTGAAGATTGTGCCGACAGAAGATGGAGGATGCATCTGCAAGAACAGGAGCACCAAGGGAGATGTTGAGATTAATGAAGAGAAGATCAAGGAAGGAAAGGAGAAGGCAACGCAGATGTTCAAGGCCATTGAAGCTTACCTCAAAGCCAATGCCTAAGAGCTAACTATATGATCTGAGGCACGTAATAGTGTGATATTTCGTTCTTTTGAGTTGTGTATTTGGGTTTTCAAccatcataaatttaaaattgtactttGTTATGTCATttcaataaaagatattgtTTATTGGCTTGCTATTATGTTTGATATGGGTTGATTTAGAATGTTGTGGTATGGATTATCATATACTTTCGATATAAAAACcctcttataagatattttcaattatcgatataatatataaacctCTAAtgagataataaatatattcaaaagataatatttactCTCCCCAGACATCCTTGTTTGCAAAATCCCAAAGAAAAATAGCATAACAACCAGCTGTACAAGATTTTAAATGCAAATTGGGCTAGAGACTggcatatttaatattctcataacAAAAGTCTTGGCTTCAGATGTCATGACTGACCCACCTATTCACAAGAACGGCACGACTCAAACTCCAATGACTAGTCACTGTGATCTATCTCTTGAAAAATACGTGGCAAGGCGTGAGTTACCTACTTAGTAAGTAAAGTCatgcaatcaatatatatatatatatacgttgCAAGTCAAACATAATACAATCATATCAACCAACCAATATTCGTCAAATAATACCAGAAGATATAAGAAATCACAAAAGCTCAAAATCATATATCAGTTTTCGACATAATAGTGAccttttagtttattttgttaGGGCCTGCTTAACCAAACTGGAATGCATCACTCAATAGCTTTACCGGTTATCATTCTCATCTCAatcactatatattttttcttggtaTCACACAACACAAAGCTCGTGTGATACCCCATTAACACTGATACCGCACAGTATACGACTCGTATGAGACCCCCATCACCAATTATATCACACATCACACTAGTCGTGTATATGTCACATCATCTCCACTAATCAATGACAACACGCAACTCCTCATTAATCATATCATTATAAGCCATTGCAGCAACCCCCCTCCCAATTAGGTAAGGCATCTTTTATTCCAAGTCacacatcaacatcattaaCTTCAACATTCAAttccatttaaaaattatcttctcattaataattttcctaTTCTATTTCATTCGGCCATCGATTATACGATCATATTATCATTCTTCTTACATCGGCACATTACCACCATATATAaccacataataacaatttcacGAGTACCAAGGTAACACAACAAATCCAATATACTATGTCCAGATATAAAGatataaatccaaattcacggtcaaatatatataagcaatctatatatataatactacatatataaatatatatatataaatcaattagctatacttacctcaaATCTCAAAGTACTTCAATTAACACAaaggactgctcaaccctctatttTGTCTTACGTCctataataaagtattatacctataatcaatatattaagaatatcataaattctaaataaaatattatataatattcgtGAATTGTCCGCcaatattttaacatttcttttatattgtaGTTCAACCCCTTGTtccattttgttttaaataactacactttctaaacttttcaagtatatatttaatttaggaaaaaagatTCGAATAAtcgtctatttatgtcctaaaattgttttggtcctttaattttgacaatattagttttagtcctgtatCTTTACATTTTGCTTAGATTTGGTCCTTCAGCCAATTTTATGAtcattttgcccttctttAATAATAAAGCATAATAGTCCATTTTAATGCTCTAAAAATGGCTCAATATGCTTTCGAAGTAGGTTAAGACCCCATAACTTCGTATCTTGCTTTGACCGCTCTGTCTCCGGGTATTCTAAGGCCTTGGTTTTACggacttcctccaaccacactaccgcagcagatggttcgcaggcatttggctccttcagtaacaaaacagcacaaccctattttgtttcctaccttaggcgtaaaagggactccaatatagggaattaatagaattttggacaaacaaGCTGAACAGAAGCCTTtctattgaagaaaaatagagaatattacaCAGATACTATTCCTCCGTTGGAGGAGATAACTGTTTATCCTCTCATGGTGTAGAGAACTTGACTTATTGGGGAAACCcctataaactaaaaaattaaaatactatagAGGATTCAAAAATACTTAGAACTCTAATGCTTTGAAGggtaggagaagttttctgatAATCCCCTTTTGCTTCATTgcctctttatttataggtgtTCCCGGACTTCAAATTCGGActccaactttatttttgaTGATGTCATTGCTTCCATCATCATCTTGTCTTTTTCGAATGATGTCATTGCATTCGTCATTGCCTCTTCCTTTTTCAGCTATTGGTCATTATGGTTTGTCGGCCATGTAACTGCCAGCTATTTTCCTTGTCTGACTGTTGGCTTTTGACATTTTCTACCAACAGTCTTATCCTCTCGATTTTTtacatcttttaattttttcttcttttggtaaaaatttttctcttttccttgtCCTGATCTTGTTCGGGTTTACTTTGCGTGATCCGAATTTTTATCCCGTACAGGGGCTTCTCTTGTATTTCACAGCAAGGGCATAGATGATTATGCCATTGCCCGTTGCTTTGGTCGCCGGCAGCTTATTTTCCCAAATTAACATCcttatcttttcaaataagctttATACGAACTCAGTGCTTTTTCTTGTCATGGAGTTTAACAGGAACGatccattcattttgtttgataaaatcttaaatggatacttgactttatCCATCTTTGTGAGACAAacccataatccccaagctctcTTGGTAGAGATACTGTCTTCGCTAATGGCTGATACCAAGAGAGCTTCTCCTGAGGTAGCTTTGATcttgttgaaagctaccatatctggcctctgcagcttcataaaatggaatgctggatgagacccctttcctgcAGTTTTTGGAGCTACTAAAACGAATTTTATTTCCAGAACGTCGCCTCTCTTTAAGTGGGGGTTGTTctgccatgaatcaaagaccaccccactaatccactctAGAAGTTTTAAGATTTTCGAAAAACTCGATGACATAATAcgaactgaagcaagagctccaaaatcataccattctcggacatcttctggtttagacccCTCTAACATCCAaactctgttatattttttggatgtttcgataatggtcttgcctgggtttactcctttgcgggtaattaatttttcccacatgcGCTGATAATCttgccaagcagaagaagatattaactCGTTAGTGTTAACCTTAGAGGTGCTTGTTAtcggcctaaggctaatctctccctctttaaccccAGAGGTGCTGAGTTGACTTGAATcaacaggagtttgcacttcctttAACTCAATTCTGGCCGTTTCAACAGAGTCTGatgatggccttgtgcaatcggtaccTGAATCCGACGCTATAGGTCtagagccctgtactctaaaggtatgttttgggtcatgctccctcaactcgtgagtcatccccgaaggtgaTGCCTTCCGAATTAGTTCTCGTACgtcgttccatagcgaggtggatgctaataaggaactccttattgcgacctggacAATGTCCAGATCggctctttgaatttgtccggcaacttgggcattaaccGCTAGCTGTCCAAACTatctgtcaagctcctcgagatTTTTTCGGATGTGTCTGAGTTTCAACATGacggagtttgcttcagatgcctccatctctcgtcaggaaatctgcaagaatattttcatgagattttataacgataatattataacaataatattggcattcagttTGCCAtttgataatacgagctttctctatatttgattctaatttattctttaagaaagctttgacattagtattatcaacttttaaagtaaattctttgccaagtaaaaataaaagccattttttgaaagccttccaaaccgcaaagaattctttcttgttgatgtgccaaactttggcttgttattcagagaacaaccctcctgtaTGTCTACAGAGTTCTTCCCTTGTAGTTgttttcttcatgagcactgctgcccatctgtaatcattggcgtctgtagaaactaccaattcatccttgTCCTGTAGTATAGCAAGTTTTGGCAGGTTACTACAAACCTATTCCAGCTCACGAGTcctttttgtgtggatt comes from Sesamum indicum cultivar Zhongzhi No. 13 linkage group LG10, S_indicum_v1.0, whole genome shotgun sequence and encodes:
- the LOC105172210 gene encoding major allergen Pru ar 1-like, which codes for MGAITYDMEIPSSIPAAKMFKALVLDADTLIPKIMPQAIKSVEILEGDGGVGTVKLIHFGEGSQYKSVKHRVDATDEENLTHSYTVVEGDALAGVLESITYHVKIVPTEDGGCICKNRSTKGDVEINEEKIKEGKEKATQMFKAIEAYLKANA